One stretch of Pedobacter riviphilus DNA includes these proteins:
- a CDS encoding S41 family peptidase, with protein MKYLACFLCLFLSTLASKAQNCNCDDNFRFIVEKIKKNYIGYPDKVNSSNQLQFKKFTDSLQLVASSSNSYKCLGLIREWLSFFKDKHIDFGMDFSKLSPDSVRVFFANEEKTNWTENAFKSYLKQNKEALDGIEGIWNYGMYEIGIVKDETKTVTEFIGFVIEADSARWMPQQIKFKIARINNQYKTIYFSGGDHSVNYPTLIAQKDLLDFGFFGKWKRGEKKTKAVSPTKTLVPDLSSSFKVLDEQTSLLTFASFDIKYKHKIDSLIDSNKANLAHTKHLIVDVRDNPGGTTSCFEKFIPYLYTNPIHIDGGVVLATEDNIRDCYEKDYSLSSAATKKKIQENNKKLRAHLGEIYYLYKPETIKLSKTLKNPERISILINGNTASSGEYFILRAEQSKKVTLFGQNTAGMVDYGEIAITHPPCSIFTLIYPVAKSLHTIKRPLDNIGIAPNVRIPDSEKDWVSFVKNYKNN; from the coding sequence ATGAAGTATCTAGCTTGTTTTCTTTGTTTATTTCTTTCAACACTTGCTTCAAAAGCTCAGAATTGTAACTGTGATGATAATTTCCGATTCATCGTAGAAAAAATTAAGAAAAATTATATTGGCTATCCTGACAAAGTAAATTCTTCAAATCAATTACAATTTAAAAAGTTTACCGACAGTTTACAGCTTGTTGCCTCATCCTCTAATTCATACAAATGCTTAGGCTTAATTAGAGAATGGCTCAGTTTTTTCAAAGATAAACACATCGATTTTGGGATGGATTTTAGCAAACTTTCTCCTGACTCCGTTAGGGTGTTTTTTGCAAATGAAGAAAAAACCAATTGGACGGAAAACGCATTTAAGTCTTACCTTAAGCAAAATAAAGAAGCTCTAGATGGCATTGAGGGAATCTGGAATTATGGGATGTACGAAATCGGGATTGTTAAAGACGAAACAAAAACAGTTACTGAATTTATTGGCTTTGTAATAGAGGCAGATAGCGCAAGGTGGATGCCACAACAAATAAAATTTAAAATTGCTAGAATCAACAATCAGTATAAAACTATTTATTTTAGTGGAGGTGATCATTCTGTTAACTACCCTACATTAATTGCACAAAAAGATCTTTTAGATTTTGGTTTTTTTGGGAAGTGGAAAAGGGGAGAAAAAAAAACAAAGGCGGTTTCTCCTACTAAAACTCTTGTTCCAGATTTAAGCTCAAGTTTTAAAGTTTTAGATGAGCAAACTTCTTTACTTACATTTGCCTCATTCGATATTAAATATAAACACAAGATAGATAGTCTCATTGATAGTAATAAAGCTAATTTGGCACATACCAAACACTTAATTGTCGACGTCAGAGATAACCCGGGTGGAACTACAAGTTGTTTCGAAAAATTTATTCCATACTTATATACAAATCCTATTCACATTGATGGTGGTGTAGTATTAGCTACAGAAGATAATATCCGTGATTGTTATGAAAAGGATTACTCATTATCAAGTGCAGCCACAAAGAAAAAAATACAGGAAAACAACAAAAAATTAAGAGCACATTTAGGAGAAATCTATTATTTATACAAGCCTGAAACTATAAAACTATCAAAAACGTTAAAAAATCCGGAGCGTATTTCTATTCTAATTAACGGAAATACTGCAAGTAGTGGAGAGTATTTCATTTTGAGAGCAGAACAGAGTAAAAAGGTTACCTTATTTGGTCAAAATACTGCTGGTATGGTTGACTATGGTGAAATCGCTATTACCCACCCGCCTTGTTCTATTTTTACACTTATTTATCCAGTCGCAAAATCATTGCATACCATAAAACGACCGTTAGATAATATAGGAATAGCTCCAAATGTTAGGATACCTGATAGCGAAAAAGATTGGGTAAGTTTTGTAAAAAACTATAAAAATAATTAA
- a CDS encoding sensor histidine kinase: MLLILGLILAFAFSFGNWYITGHHIRPLISAVGPPPPPFNFIHFGASVLWVFIRYSILGIGYYFANEGIKHQKKLRLIEKEKHEAEYAFLRAQINPHFLNNTLNFFFAKSLPLSQELADGIMTLSEIMRYSLEMDKDDRMTLIDEEIGHINNVIKINQLRFNNKLQIDFSVNGSTDNVRLIPLILITIVENILKHGNCTDQAHPVKIALSIDEINQNIQLSTWNKKKNGPKELSSGIGMENIKKRLANHYKKGFALTINETEIDYSLELILPYNKATDHQEKPSSLDNLRFLEHFKLPQIKPQPYTS; encoded by the coding sequence TTGCTGTTAATATTAGGGCTAATTCTAGCCTTTGCCTTCTCTTTTGGAAATTGGTATATTACGGGGCATCATATAAGGCCGCTTATAAGTGCAGTTGGTCCACCCCCACCCCCATTTAATTTCATACATTTTGGTGCCTCAGTATTATGGGTCTTTATTAGGTATTCTATTTTAGGTATCGGTTACTATTTCGCGAATGAGGGAATTAAACATCAAAAAAAACTACGCCTCATCGAAAAAGAAAAACATGAAGCAGAATATGCTTTTCTCCGGGCACAGATTAATCCACACTTTTTAAACAATACGCTCAACTTCTTTTTTGCAAAATCGTTGCCCTTATCGCAAGAATTAGCTGATGGCATTATGACCCTGAGTGAAATTATGCGCTATTCGCTCGAAATGGACAAAGATGACCGTATGACTTTAATCGACGAAGAAATTGGGCATATTAACAACGTGATTAAAATTAATCAGCTTCGTTTCAATAACAAGTTACAGATTGATTTTAGTGTGAATGGAAGTACCGACAATGTAAGACTGATTCCATTAATTCTAATTACTATTGTAGAGAATATCTTAAAACATGGCAATTGTACAGATCAAGCGCATCCAGTTAAAATAGCCTTAAGCATTGATGAAATAAACCAAAACATCCAACTCAGTACATGGAATAAAAAGAAAAACGGACCTAAAGAACTGTCAAGCGGTATAGGCATGGAAAACATAAAAAAACGTCTTGCCAATCACTACAAAAAGGGCTTTGCATTAACAATTAACGAAACTGAGATTGATTATAGTCTCGAATTAATTTTACCTTACAATAAAGCAACCGATCATCAAGAAAAACCCAGTTCACTTGATAATTTACGTTTTTTAGAACATTTCAAGTTACCACAAATTAAACCTCAACCATACACCTCATGA
- a CDS encoding LytR/AlgR family response regulator transcription factor, whose protein sequence is MINCIIVDDEDHAIEVIQHYLKSVAAIQITATFTNPIDALSFLSSNPVDLIFLDIHMPEISGIDFIQTMNNKEVQVILTTAYKEFATAGFDLDVVDYLVKPIPLPRFLQAINKAQKIINTKKVHAPVNQQDDDYFMVKTEAKGKMLKINIAEIDFVEGMKNYIAFHHNGIRTLALLTMKDVEERLPKAQFIRVQKSFIVALNKITSIDGNRIILKGISAEILIGETYRKDFLEMMKQKLIS, encoded by the coding sequence ATGATTAACTGCATTATTGTTGATGACGAAGACCATGCCATTGAAGTAATACAACATTATCTAAAATCTGTTGCTGCAATACAGATTACTGCAACATTTACCAATCCGATTGATGCCCTGAGTTTTTTAAGCAGCAACCCAGTCGATCTCATTTTTTTAGATATTCATATGCCAGAAATATCAGGCATTGATTTCATCCAAACGATGAATAACAAAGAGGTACAGGTGATACTTACCACTGCCTATAAGGAGTTTGCCACTGCTGGTTTTGATCTGGATGTAGTTGATTATTTAGTTAAGCCTATCCCCCTGCCCCGTTTTTTACAAGCCATAAACAAGGCTCAAAAGATTATTAACACTAAAAAAGTTCATGCCCCCGTGAACCAGCAGGATGATGATTATTTCATGGTTAAAACAGAGGCTAAAGGTAAAATGCTGAAAATTAATATTGCCGAAATCGATTTTGTTGAAGGCATGAAAAATTATATTGCTTTCCACCACAATGGCATCAGAACGCTTGCACTCCTAACCATGAAAGATGTAGAGGAAAGATTGCCCAAAGCGCAATTTATCCGTGTGCAGAAATCGTTTATAGTGGCACTAAATAAAATCACCTCAATAGACGGAAACAGGATTATCTTAAAAGGGATTTCTGCAGAAATATTGATCGGAGAAACTTACCGGAAAGATTTTTTAGAGATGATGAAACAAAAGCTGATTTCCTGA
- a CDS encoding DUF6624 domain-containing protein — MRLIYLSIIFLLFTSSSFCQINDKSILIRQLDSIGRLDQVYRGQLNDIRNRFADDSLKLKDTLRKHFELINKVDSLNLITVSQIIDQYGWLSADEIGEAANSALFIVIQHADLKTQEKYLPIMRIAAKNKRLKATSLALLEDRIAMFQGRKQIYGSQIAWNMQTNKYTIMPMIDPDHVDNRRADIGLGSYTAYLIDMGIVWNVEQYKKDLPQIEEWHKKMMNRNKSKY; from the coding sequence ATGAGACTTATATATCTATCGATTATCTTCCTGTTATTTACCAGCTCGTCCTTTTGTCAAATAAATGATAAAAGTATTCTGATCAGGCAACTTGATTCTATTGGGCGATTAGATCAGGTTTATAGAGGCCAGCTTAACGATATCAGGAACCGCTTTGCAGATGATAGTCTTAAATTAAAAGATACACTGCGTAAACATTTTGAGTTGATCAATAAAGTAGACTCTTTGAACCTGATTACGGTATCACAAATTATTGATCAATACGGCTGGTTGAGTGCCGATGAAATAGGGGAGGCTGCCAACTCAGCCTTATTCATAGTGATCCAACATGCAGATTTGAAAACACAGGAAAAATACTTGCCTATTATGAGAATTGCTGCAAAGAATAAAAGACTAAAAGCCACCAGTTTGGCGCTGCTCGAAGATAGGATCGCGATGTTTCAGGGGAGGAAACAGATTTATGGAAGTCAGATAGCCTGGAATATGCAGACCAATAAATATACCATTATGCCAATGATCGATCCTGATCATGTTGATAACCGAAGGGCAGATATAGGGCTTGGATCTTACACCGCTTATCTGATTGATATGGGTATTGTATGGAATGTTGAACAATATAAAAAAGATCTGCCTCAGATAGAAGAATGGCATAAAAAGATGATGAACCGAAATAAATCTAAATACTGA
- the pruA gene encoding L-glutamate gamma-semialdehyde dehydrogenase: MLKGFFNVPTPVNEPINSYAPGTKERLLLKEAIADARSKQLDIPMFIGGQEVHTKNKKKVVAPHDHQHVLATFSYGDKSHVKQAIDAALAAKADWEALAWEHRAAIFMKAADLFATKYRYQINAATMLGQSKNAYQAEIDAACELVDFLRFNVSYMHDIYGQQPPVSPNGMWNRTEQRPLEGFIFALTPFNFTAIAGNLPACVAMMGNVVVWKPADTQVYAANVIMQVFREAGLPNGVINLIFADGPEVGDVIFNHADFAGIHFTGSTKVFQEIWKTIGTNIHKYKSYPRIVGETGGKDFILVHPSADVAASVTAIVRGAFEYQGQKCSAASRTYIPQSLWPEIKKLIIRDLASFKMGGTEDFSNFINAVIDERSFDKLAKYIDQAKKDKGVEVIAGGNYDKSKGYFIEPTVLVVDDPKYTTMCEELFGPVLSVYVYEDQEFDQILEIIDTTSPYALTGAILSQDRYAIEKASYALRNSAGNFYINDKCTGAVVGQQPFGGARGSGTNDKAGAMINLLRWVSPRTIKETFNPPTDYRYPFLAED; encoded by the coding sequence ATGCTTAAAGGATTTTTTAACGTACCTACCCCGGTTAACGAGCCCATTAACAGCTATGCGCCAGGCACAAAAGAACGTTTGCTTTTAAAAGAGGCTATTGCCGATGCCCGTTCTAAACAATTGGATATTCCGATGTTTATTGGCGGACAAGAGGTACATACTAAAAATAAAAAGAAAGTAGTTGCTCCACACGATCACCAACATGTACTGGCTACCTTTAGTTATGGCGATAAAAGCCATGTAAAACAAGCCATAGACGCTGCTTTGGCCGCCAAGGCAGATTGGGAAGCTTTAGCTTGGGAACATAGAGCTGCTATTTTTATGAAAGCTGCCGATTTGTTTGCTACAAAATACCGCTACCAAATTAATGCAGCAACCATGCTTGGGCAAAGTAAAAATGCCTACCAGGCTGAAATTGATGCTGCTTGCGAACTGGTTGATTTCTTGCGTTTTAACGTAAGTTACATGCATGATATTTATGGCCAACAACCGCCTGTATCGCCAAATGGCATGTGGAACAGAACAGAACAACGTCCTTTAGAGGGTTTTATATTTGCTTTAACACCTTTCAACTTTACCGCAATTGCTGGTAATTTACCTGCTTGTGTAGCTATGATGGGTAATGTGGTTGTTTGGAAACCTGCAGATACCCAAGTTTACGCTGCTAATGTAATTATGCAGGTTTTCCGCGAAGCAGGCTTACCTAACGGTGTAATTAATCTTATTTTTGCTGATGGTCCGGAAGTTGGCGATGTGATTTTTAATCATGCTGATTTTGCTGGTATCCACTTTACAGGCTCAACAAAAGTTTTTCAGGAAATTTGGAAAACAATCGGAACAAACATCCATAAATACAAATCATATCCACGCATAGTTGGTGAAACTGGTGGTAAAGATTTTATCCTGGTTCATCCAAGTGCAGATGTTGCTGCTTCGGTTACTGCAATTGTTAGAGGTGCGTTCGAATATCAGGGCCAAAAATGTTCTGCTGCTAGCCGCACTTATATCCCACAAAGTCTGTGGCCTGAGATTAAAAAATTAATAATCAGAGATTTAGCTTCGTTTAAAATGGGCGGAACAGAAGATTTCAGCAACTTTATTAATGCAGTTATTGATGAGCGTTCTTTCGATAAATTGGCTAAATATATTGATCAGGCTAAAAAAGATAAAGGTGTAGAAGTTATTGCCGGTGGCAATTACGATAAAAGCAAAGGTTATTTTATTGAACCTACCGTATTAGTTGTTGACGATCCGAAATACACCACCATGTGTGAGGAACTTTTTGGTCCGGTATTATCTGTATACGTATATGAAGATCAAGAATTTGACCAGATTTTAGAAATAATCGATACCACTTCACCTTATGCATTAACTGGGGCTATTTTATCACAAGATAGATATGCTATAGAAAAAGCCAGTTACGCATTGCGCAACTCAGCCGGTAATTTTTACATTAACGATAAATGTACAGGTGCAGTAGTTGGACAACAGCCATTTGGCGGTGCCAGAGGATCGGGCACAAACGACAAAGCTGGTGCGATGATTAATTTGTTGCGTTGGGTTTCTCCTCGTACCATTAAAGAAACCTTTAATCCTCCAACAGATTATCGTTACCCATTCTTAGCAGAAGATTAA
- a CDS encoding sulfatase family protein, which yields MNHKFLLSLIIGLASFNFYATAQKKPNVIIIYADDLGYGDLSCYGATKIKTPNIDALAKQGLRFTNGHATASTCTPSRYSLMTGRYAWRKKGTGILPGDAALIIPTDNSSLPSIFQQAGYKTGLVGKWHLGLGNAVEKDWNKEVKPGPKEVGFDYSFIFPATADRVPTVFMENQLVVGLDPNDPITVDYKNQIGTDPTGKDHPELLKMPAEANHGHNQTIVNGIGRIGYMQGGKLARWTDEEIPFTFLTKAKNFIEDHKQEPFFLYYALTEPHVPRLSTTMFKGKSELGNRGDVILQLDWAVGEITKQLKYLGLDKNTIIIFSSDNGPVIMDGYEDQGFEKLNGHTPAGSLRGGKYSILEGGTREPFIISWPAKIKPGVSGALVSQIDFLASFASFFNLESRNAIDSKNVWDAFTGKDQKGRDFFIEQSNQLAIVKDNWKYIRPSKGEAFYKLTHTDSGNLPAAQLYNLTDDLGEKNNLALKYPEKVKELENLLSTEEAKTK from the coding sequence ATGAACCACAAATTTTTATTATCTCTCATTATTGGCCTCGCCAGCTTTAACTTTTACGCTACCGCACAAAAGAAACCCAATGTAATTATCATCTATGCCGACGATTTGGGTTATGGCGATCTTAGCTGTTATGGCGCAACAAAAATAAAAACCCCAAACATCGACGCATTGGCGAAGCAAGGACTGCGGTTTACCAATGGTCACGCTACCGCATCAACCTGTACCCCTTCGCGCTATTCTCTAATGACTGGCAGATATGCATGGCGTAAAAAAGGAACAGGCATTTTACCGGGTGATGCCGCACTAATTATCCCAACAGATAATAGTTCCCTTCCATCAATCTTTCAGCAGGCAGGCTATAAAACAGGGCTTGTTGGCAAGTGGCACTTGGGCTTGGGCAATGCCGTAGAAAAAGACTGGAATAAAGAAGTAAAGCCTGGACCAAAAGAAGTCGGCTTTGATTATTCGTTTATTTTCCCGGCTACGGCCGATAGAGTTCCGACCGTTTTTATGGAAAATCAACTGGTAGTAGGTTTAGACCCTAATGATCCGATTACAGTTGATTATAAAAATCAAATCGGTACCGATCCAACAGGAAAAGACCACCCAGAACTGTTAAAAATGCCTGCTGAAGCTAACCATGGACACAACCAAACCATTGTAAACGGTATTGGCCGTATCGGTTACATGCAAGGAGGCAAACTGGCCCGCTGGACTGACGAGGAAATTCCATTTACCTTTTTAACCAAGGCGAAAAATTTTATCGAGGATCACAAACAAGAACCTTTTTTCCTTTACTATGCTTTAACCGAACCACATGTACCACGTTTATCCACTACCATGTTTAAAGGCAAAAGTGAATTGGGCAATCGCGGCGACGTAATTTTACAACTCGATTGGGCTGTTGGCGAAATAACAAAACAACTAAAATACCTGGGGCTTGATAAAAATACCATAATCATTTTTAGCAGCGATAACGGTCCGGTAATTATGGATGGTTACGAAGACCAGGGTTTCGAAAAATTAAACGGTCATACACCTGCAGGGAGTTTACGTGGAGGAAAATATAGCATTTTAGAAGGTGGTACACGCGAACCTTTTATTATTTCATGGCCCGCAAAAATCAAACCCGGTGTTTCTGGAGCCTTAGTTTCACAAATTGATTTTTTAGCCTCATTTGCCAGTTTTTTCAATTTAGAAAGCAGAAATGCAATTGATAGTAAAAATGTATGGGATGCCTTTACTGGAAAAGACCAAAAAGGCCGCGACTTCTTTATCGAACAGAGCAACCAATTGGCAATTGTTAAAGATAACTGGAAATACATCAGGCCATCGAAGGGAGAAGCTTTTTATAAGCTTACCCATACCGACAGTGGAAACCTACCAGCAGCGCAGCTGTACAACCTAACAGATGATTTGGGTGAAAAAAATAACCTCGCTTTAAAATATCCGGAAAAGGTGAAAGAATTGGAAAATTTATTAAGTACCGAAGAAGCGAAAACTAAATAA